In Nitrospirota bacterium, the DNA window CATCTGGACAGGTTAAAACCTTTTATTGAAATAATCCTGTTAACCCCTATCCCTATGCCAGCCCCGAAGATAATACCTATAATCCCTATGAAGAATGACTCTAACATGACCAGCAGTATCACATTTCGCGGAGATGTTCCTACAGCCATCATTATGCCAAACTCCCTTGTCCTCTCCATAATAGACATAATCATAGTATTAAGTATCCCAAGGGCAACGACCACAAGGACTACAAGCAGTATCAGATACATAAATATGTTGTCCAGCCCTATCATCTCCTGTAATGCAGGCATAAGTTCCTCCCACGTATACACCTCATATCCTGAGGGAACCAACCTCTCTTTAAGCTGTTTTGAGACAGGTAATACATCCCCGGGGCTCTTTAGCATTACAGCTATCTCTGTAACCCTGTTCCCCAGCAGTGAAAGCGCCTGGGCATCTTTAAGTGTTACAACAGCAAACGATGAATCAAGCTCTACAGCCCCCATCCTGAATGTCCCTTGCAGTCTGAAGAGTTCAGCAGTGAGTGAACCATCCGTTGCCTGTACCATTAGAACGATCTTATCCCCTATTTCTGCATTGAGCTTCTCAGCAAGCCTGTAACCTATTAAAACACCCCTTCCTTTATCCTTATTAAGGTAACCACCTTTAATTATCCGCTCCTTAATGCCTGTTATCTTTACCTCCTCACCGGGATCTATCCCTCTTATCAGCACACCATAAGAGTTTTCTGCAGTAGAGATGAGTCCCTGAACCTCCACCCTCTCAGCGTAGGTGTCAACAGCAGACTCTGTCTTAAGTTCTTTTATAATCTCTGCGGCATTAGCTATTGACCTGTTCAACTGTGGGTCATCACGGTAACCGCTCCTGTATATCTGAATGTGTCCTGTATAGGCTTTTACCGTGTTCTCTACCCACTGGGCATGAAAGCCGTCTGTAAAACCGAAGAATACGATCATGGCCGCCAGACCAAAGGTTATGGCACTCAGGGTAATAATGGTGCGTCTCAGATTCCTCCGGATATTACGCCATGCCATCTTTAAAAATATGGACATTATCGCACCCGCGTAAGATTTCTCAATGTAAATACATCTTCATCTATAGACTTGTTGAACTCAACATCTACAATCCGCAATGTCGTCTCTCTTCCAGTCTTCTTTACCGGCCTCATCTGCCATAAAGTGGGTATCACCCTCCCCCCGATCTCCTTTATCCCGGAGAAGGTCATCACCCTTATCAGCT includes these proteins:
- a CDS encoding ABC transporter permease; the protein is MSIFLKMAWRNIRRNLRRTIITLSAITFGLAAMIVFFGFTDGFHAQWVENTVKAYTGHIQIYRSGYRDDPQLNRSIANAAEIIKELKTESAVDTYAERVEVQGLISTAENSYGVLIRGIDPGEEVKITGIKERIIKGGYLNKDKGRGVLIGYRLAEKLNAEIGDKIVLMVQATDGSLTAELFRLQGTFRMGAVELDSSFAVVTLKDAQALSLLGNRVTEIAVMLKSPGDVLPVSKQLKERLVPSGYEVYTWEELMPALQEMIGLDNIFMYLILLVVLVVVALGILNTMIMSIMERTREFGIMMAVGTSPRNVILLVMLESFFIGIIGIIFGAGIGIGVNRIISIKGFNLSRWGGATEFFAILDPVIYPETDLINVLWSCAIVFLTALIVSLYPAVRAARLRPAEAMHYV